Proteins from a genomic interval of Acidimicrobiia bacterium:
- a CDS encoding LPXTG cell wall anchor domain-containing protein — protein sequence MGISPKPKPDAGRGKILSTALLALALLASLVTFSPFAEAYTGGGGQGNGKNNPGNNITICHNNNANSWTTNSPNANGIVNGHDSHRNDIIPSFEYQSGQQTKTYKGKNLGKVFTGPNGESATGAEILANGCKLPAPNPPGPKVTHSEWVDGDLDCEGQVVHQTRTMTTTPYKWVNHPNHKTWVLDHKNATTETENGTRELTSEEQVSCTPDPVVEFITVAWRLPDNYADGHGTREPNANWDSIWAGGQAFVTSQVTTPDYLLDVLDSNEAVLEVLAECGALQIDIYRYTTQADKNAVAALWEDGKLTNDGSPEDSGLHPVTGLNQGWKFLWTAEDCEDEPEPEPETWSLEVSKDIPNVSGVELPSSEEPRFTVSISCEVEDGVPYIATQTFDVGQRAFFDNIPEGASPCTVTETTPSDSLLPAGYRWSSPSYTVDAQNPNQSSAVVGKDDETYCLHPVSGDGVIVPFAGGIADRCVVVTNTFGEIPPPTPTIPEQPTSTTSTTEEVGGIDEEPTTTTEAPTTTEPEVLDTVVTPTTVAKQTLPKTGSNTSTVLSLAGVLMTAGAAFVLFGRRRFNAGN from the coding sequence ATGGGAATTAGTCCCAAGCCGAAGCCAGATGCGGGCCGAGGCAAGATATTAAGCACCGCCCTGCTGGCCCTGGCGCTGCTTGCAAGCCTTGTAACCTTCTCACCTTTCGCCGAAGCTTACACAGGTGGTGGCGGCCAAGGAAACGGAAAGAATAATCCGGGCAACAACATCACCATTTGCCACAACAACAATGCAAATTCATGGACCACTAATTCACCCAACGCAAATGGAATTGTTAACGGCCACGATAGCCACCGAAACGACATTATTCCTTCGTTCGAATATCAGTCTGGTCAGCAGACGAAAACATATAAAGGGAAGAATTTAGGTAAGGTCTTTACTGGCCCGAATGGGGAATCAGCTACTGGAGCTGAAATTCTAGCTAACGGCTGCAAGCTTCCTGCGCCTAATCCTCCCGGACCGAAGGTGACGCATTCGGAATGGGTTGATGGTGACCTAGATTGTGAGGGTCAGGTTGTACACCAGACGCGCACCATGACCACGACCCCGTACAAGTGGGTCAACCACCCGAATCATAAAACGTGGGTGTTGGATCACAAGAATGCCACAACGGAAACAGAAAACGGCACTCGTGAATTAACAAGTGAAGAACAAGTGTCTTGTACGCCTGATCCCGTCGTAGAGTTCATCACTGTTGCTTGGCGGCTTCCAGACAACTACGCAGACGGACATGGAACCCGTGAACCGAATGCCAACTGGGATTCGATCTGGGCCGGCGGTCAAGCGTTTGTCACCAGTCAAGTAACTACGCCGGATTACCTCCTGGACGTTCTGGATAGCAATGAAGCTGTTCTAGAGGTGTTGGCTGAGTGCGGTGCTCTTCAGATTGATATCTACCGTTACACTACTCAAGCCGATAAGAATGCGGTTGCTGCTCTTTGGGAGGATGGCAAGCTCACGAACGACGGATCTCCGGAAGACTCAGGTTTGCATCCGGTAACCGGGCTGAACCAGGGCTGGAAGTTCCTCTGGACCGCTGAAGATTGTGAAGACGAACCCGAACCAGAGCCAGAAACTTGGTCTTTGGAAGTATCCAAAGACATTCCGAATGTTTCAGGCGTAGAGCTACCCAGCTCGGAGGAGCCTCGTTTTACGGTTTCAATCTCATGCGAGGTTGAAGACGGTGTTCCATATATCGCCACTCAAACCTTTGATGTGGGTCAGCGCGCCTTCTTCGACAATATTCCCGAAGGAGCAAGCCCCTGCACGGTAACGGAAACGACTCCGTCTGACTCGCTGTTGCCTGCTGGGTACCGGTGGAGCAGTCCTAGCTACACTGTCGATGCGCAAAATCCAAATCAGTCATCGGCGGTTGTTGGCAAGGACGATGAGACATACTGCTTGCATCCAGTAAGTGGTGATGGGGTGATCGTTCCCTTTGCAGGTGGAATCGCGGATCGGTGCGTAGTTGTAACCAACACCTTTGGTGAGATTCCACCACCTACGCCGACCATTCCAGAGCAGCCCACCAGCACCACCTCGACCACTGAAGAGGTTGGTGGCATTGATGAAGAGCCAACCACCACTACCGAGGCACCAACCACCACCGAGCCTGAAGTGCTCGACACAGTGGTAACGCCTACCACGGTTGCCAAGCAGACCTTGCCCAAGACTGGTTCTAACACCTCAACCGTGTTGAGCCTGGCTGGTGTGCTGATGACTGCTGGAGCTGCCTTCGTGTTGTTTGGCCGCCGTCGTTTCAACGCTGGCAACTAA
- a CDS encoding DUF5979 domain-containing protein: MATPERLRSDAGRGKIATIAGVVLMLIASLVAFSPIADAATTATFDSTIYYKKVSGPYNGGSLSNQVAGLMRVTLTGGQKAYVYCIDIHHSIGNGNSLPEVDWATSRINNLNIITGILHTYDALNGSKGPEHFKLVGDENERAAGIQAAIWHYSDGFSLTSWESQNVKTNYDTILGAVNANAIISGNEPAPSLSIDPTSGSGYVGDLVGPFTIATTGLSVTLSASGASIVDAGGATFSGPYSDSTSFYLKRNGSGAGQASVTASTSATIHSGRVFALFGQDNKPKYQRLIMAENATGRSTATATANWTEPPVPVGSLKVTKIVDGTVDNQGGDVTARTFTIEVTDSDNNVVGSGEIKHNESFQINDLAPGKYTVTETQNGGNGVTVSYEPSQTIQVNDGQISEVTVKNSYPAPLGSLKITKTVIGEYDTEGSPVADQSFNVTVTGPNNYSKTGTVKEGSPLVLTGLQIGTYTVVENGAGGGVTTTYVPSGGTVEVLQNQQSEVAITNSYPTPAGSLRIIKAVVGKDEFGNSLDNRKFEVQISGPHNYSKTVEVSAASAVVLSDLVSGTYTVKETDPQDGSSVSYSSADGIVLVSQNAGGEVTITNTYPAPKGELEIIKVINGTVDANDRPITVETEFEVRVTGPHGFDETVTVSAASSATLTNLVSGQYTVSEVDPGGGAVATYSPSSSVTINQTAKATVTVTNTYDAPIGSLSVTKVVAGPGGKGPFTVNVYGPITEGDEDDSLVETVELGAGETKTISGLTPGTYRVEEESPGVGVAVSYSEVDGVVNVVRNETTELVVTNTYPEAPTTTVPEPTTTTTVPESTTTTIEEVGGIDEENTTTTAPEVKDQQVTPTTVGRRLPRTGSNSTTTLSLAGVLMTAGAALVVYGRRRQTA; encoded by the coding sequence GTGGCAACCCCCGAAAGACTTCGCTCGGACGCCGGGCGAGGCAAGATAGCGACCATCGCTGGTGTAGTGCTGATGCTTATCGCCAGCCTCGTAGCATTCTCCCCCATAGCCGACGCCGCAACCACCGCTACCTTCGATAGCACTATTTATTATAAGAAGGTTAGTGGACCGTACAATGGGGGGTCGCTTAGTAATCAGGTAGCTGGACTTATGCGGGTGACTCTAACGGGTGGTCAAAAAGCATATGTTTACTGCATTGACATACACCATAGTATTGGTAATGGGAACTCGTTACCGGAAGTTGACTGGGCCACATCTAGAATTAATAACCTAAATATAATTACAGGTATTTTACATACTTATGACGCGCTAAATGGTTCGAAGGGACCAGAACATTTCAAGCTGGTTGGTGACGAGAACGAGCGAGCAGCGGGCATCCAAGCAGCAATCTGGCATTATTCTGACGGCTTTTCGTTAACGTCATGGGAATCACAGAACGTCAAAACCAACTACGACACGATTCTTGGTGCGGTGAATGCTAACGCCATAATTAGCGGCAATGAGCCTGCCCCAAGCCTGAGCATTGACCCAACCAGTGGCAGTGGTTATGTCGGTGACTTGGTAGGACCGTTCACTATCGCTACGACAGGTTTAAGTGTCACACTGAGTGCCTCCGGTGCTTCCATTGTCGACGCGGGTGGAGCAACATTCAGCGGACCATATAGCGACAGTACAAGCTTTTACCTCAAGCGGAATGGGAGCGGCGCTGGCCAGGCGTCAGTTACAGCGTCAACGTCGGCCACAATTCACAGTGGACGTGTTTTCGCTCTCTTTGGCCAAGATAACAAACCGAAATATCAGCGGCTCATCATGGCTGAGAACGCAACAGGCAGAAGCACCGCTACTGCAACCGCGAATTGGACTGAACCGCCGGTACCGGTTGGTTCATTGAAAGTCACCAAGATCGTTGACGGAACTGTTGATAACCAGGGTGGTGACGTTACTGCCCGCACGTTCACCATCGAAGTAACTGACAGTGATAACAATGTCGTGGGGTCTGGCGAGATTAAGCATAACGAATCATTCCAGATTAACGATTTAGCTCCCGGCAAATACACAGTCACCGAAACCCAAAATGGTGGGAACGGTGTAACAGTTAGCTATGAGCCAAGCCAAACAATTCAAGTTAACGACGGACAAATTTCGGAAGTAACAGTAAAGAACAGCTACCCCGCTCCACTGGGAAGTTTAAAAATCACCAAGACGGTAATTGGTGAATATGACACTGAAGGCAGCCCTGTAGCTGATCAGAGTTTCAACGTCACTGTTACCGGTCCAAACAACTACTCAAAGACCGGTACGGTCAAAGAAGGTTCTCCACTTGTTCTAACGGGCCTGCAGATTGGGACTTATACGGTAGTCGAGAACGGTGCTGGTGGTGGAGTAACAACCACCTATGTTCCTAGTGGTGGGACTGTTGAGGTACTTCAGAACCAACAGTCGGAAGTAGCGATCACTAATAGTTATCCGACCCCAGCGGGTTCTTTACGAATAATTAAGGCCGTTGTTGGTAAGGACGAGTTTGGTAATTCACTCGACAACCGCAAATTTGAGGTCCAAATATCAGGACCCCACAACTATTCGAAGACCGTCGAGGTTTCTGCTGCTTCCGCGGTTGTGCTTAGTGATCTCGTAAGCGGTACTTACACGGTCAAAGAGACCGACCCTCAAGATGGCTCATCAGTTTCATATTCGAGTGCCGATGGAATAGTTCTCGTTAGCCAAAACGCTGGTGGTGAGGTCACCATTACCAACACCTATCCCGCTCCGAAGGGTGAGCTGGAGATCATCAAGGTGATTAACGGTACGGTTGATGCAAACGATCGGCCGATCACCGTAGAAACCGAGTTCGAGGTTCGGGTAACTGGTCCGCACGGTTTTGATGAGACGGTAACTGTTAGTGCTGCTTCTTCGGCGACGTTAACCAACCTGGTGTCGGGCCAATATACGGTGAGCGAGGTTGACCCGGGTGGTGGAGCGGTAGCTACCTACTCACCAAGTAGCTCGGTAACTATCAACCAGACAGCCAAGGCAACCGTTACGGTTACTAACACCTACGACGCCCCTATCGGTTCATTGTCGGTAACAAAGGTTGTTGCAGGCCCCGGTGGAAAGGGGCCCTTCACGGTCAATGTCTATGGTCCAATTACCGAGGGCGATGAGGATGACTCGTTGGTTGAAACTGTGGAGCTAGGTGCTGGTGAGACCAAAACCATTAGTGGCCTTACCCCTGGTACCTACCGGGTTGAGGAAGAATCGCCAGGTGTTGGCGTGGCGGTTTCCTACAGCGAAGTAGATGGTGTAGTGAACGTGGTTCGGAATGAGACAACCGAGCTAGTTGTTACCAACACCTACCCGGAAGCTCCAACTACTACGGTGCCAGAGCCGACTACTACCACCACGGTGCCTGAATCGACCACTACAACCATCGAGGAGGTTGGTGGTATCGACGAGGAGAACACCACCACTACCGCTCCTGAGGTTAAAGACCAACAGGTGACCCCCACCACGGTCGGTCGTCGCTTGCCTCGTACCGGTTCCAACTCCACCACCACGCTCAGCTTGGCCGGAGTATTGATGACAGCCGGTGCTGCCCTCGTGGTGTATGGCCGTCGCCGCCAAACGGCATAA
- a CDS encoding Cys-Gln thioester bond-forming surface protein: MSTTRTWLPRVGRGKLSFAIGLAIMMIAATFGFAPSASAASNAIFTGTVTGVGVTGMAGGKPISTTAGLMHVTIDEASSRAYCIDIHTSISKNQGGGETPWASSGINNLATITSILHTYQQGGDAWTNQLKGTDQEKAAGVQTAIWSYSDGFTLSTPSSGNVWDNYNHVKKNPGSGPVLEPDPSLMIQNLGTPPFYEGAVAGPLVVTSTATSATVVVVGGELVSWATKEPITSVGLNEQFGIRRTGVGTATISASATATVHAGRVFATFKDDGSPKYQRLILANSVQVETDDELTVQWVTPPSTSTTEAETTTSTTPITEPPTTQPPTTEVPVTTTEEVEGIDEESTTTTEEVKGTEENPTTAPEVQKLPRTGVDPTTALSLAGVLLTGGGAMVTYTRRRSR, from the coding sequence GTGAGCACCACACGAACATGGCTTCCCCGCGTAGGCCGGGGCAAGCTTTCCTTTGCTATTGGCTTAGCAATCATGATGATTGCCGCCACCTTTGGTTTCGCCCCAAGCGCCAGTGCTGCCTCTAACGCCATCTTCACCGGCACCGTCACCGGAGTGGGAGTAACAGGCATGGCAGGTGGCAAGCCGATCAGCACCACCGCCGGGCTAATGCACGTCACCATTGACGAGGCTAGCTCTAGGGCCTACTGCATTGATATTCACACCAGCATCAGCAAGAACCAAGGTGGAGGTGAAACACCCTGGGCCAGCTCGGGCATTAACAACCTGGCCACCATCACCTCAATTCTGCATACCTACCAACAAGGCGGCGACGCTTGGACAAACCAATTAAAAGGCACTGACCAAGAAAAAGCTGCGGGCGTACAAACCGCTATTTGGTCGTATTCGGATGGTTTCACACTCTCAACCCCCTCATCGGGCAACGTGTGGGACAACTACAATCATGTAAAAAAGAACCCTGGTAGCGGCCCGGTGCTAGAACCCGATCCGAGCCTGATGATTCAAAACCTGGGTACGCCGCCGTTCTATGAAGGCGCAGTTGCGGGGCCTTTGGTAGTCACCTCAACCGCTACTTCGGCCACTGTTGTCGTTGTTGGCGGTGAGCTTGTGTCGTGGGCTACGAAGGAACCAATAACCTCAGTTGGGCTAAACGAACAATTTGGTATCCGGCGAACTGGTGTCGGTACTGCCACCATCAGCGCTTCGGCCACCGCTACGGTTCACGCCGGACGGGTGTTTGCCACCTTCAAAGACGACGGAAGCCCCAAGTATCAACGGCTGATTCTTGCCAACAGCGTGCAAGTGGAAACCGACGATGAACTAACCGTGCAATGGGTGACGCCACCAAGCACAAGCACTACCGAAGCCGAAACCACCACTAGCACTACGCCGATAACCGAACCTCCAACCACCCAGCCTCCAACTACCGAAGTACCGGTAACAACCACGGAAGAAGTGGAGGGTATTGATGAAGAGTCCACCACTACGACCGAAGAAGTCAAAGGCACTGAAGAAAACCCCACCACCGCCCCCGAGGTACAAAAACTGCCTCGAACCGGGGTTGACCCCACTACGGCGCTTAGCCTGGCAGGAGTTCTGCTAACTGGTGGCGGCGCCATGGTCACCTACACCCGGCGTCGAAGCCGCTAG
- a CDS encoding adenylosuccinate synthase: MPATVVVGSQWGDEGKGRFTDLLAKEMTMVIRYQGGHNAGHTLVVDGETFALQLVPSGVLYPHITPVIGNGCVVDPRVLIAEMDSLTAKGVDVSHLKVSGNAHLILPYHQEIDMLIERRLGTNKLGTTKRGIGPAYADKSTRVGLRVQDLLDPKIFREKLEQVLKEKNAQLAKIYNRLPADADAIADEYLNECLPRLRPHIADTVGLVHEALETGQNILLEGAQATFLDLDHGTYPYVTSSNPIAGGACTGAGIGPMHINRVVGIGKAYVTRVGSGPFPTELTDELGDTIVDKGQEYGVNTKRRRRPGWFDAVMMRHAVRLNSMSELAITKLDILGGLGPLKICVAYEYEGERLENMPYHQSVLHKVKPIYEELPGWDEDTSEVTNKNDLPAAALEYLRFLEAQVGVPITLVGVGPGRDQYVNFAE; the protein is encoded by the coding sequence GTGCCGGCTACCGTCGTCGTCGGGTCCCAATGGGGCGATGAAGGCAAGGGCAGGTTTACCGACCTGCTCGCAAAAGAAATGACCATGGTGATCCGTTACCAAGGAGGCCACAACGCTGGCCATACCTTGGTCGTCGACGGAGAAACCTTTGCGTTGCAGCTTGTGCCCAGTGGGGTGCTGTATCCGCACATCACGCCAGTAATTGGTAATGGTTGTGTGGTTGACCCCCGAGTGCTGATTGCGGAAATGGACAGCCTCACCGCTAAAGGTGTCGACGTTTCCCACCTGAAAGTGAGCGGCAACGCTCACCTGATTTTGCCCTACCACCAAGAAATCGACATGTTGATTGAACGGCGATTGGGCACCAATAAACTGGGCACCACCAAGCGTGGAATTGGCCCTGCCTACGCCGATAAATCAACCCGGGTCGGCTTACGGGTGCAAGACCTCCTCGACCCGAAGATTTTCCGTGAAAAACTCGAGCAGGTTCTTAAAGAAAAGAACGCTCAACTGGCCAAGATCTATAACCGCCTGCCTGCTGATGCCGACGCCATAGCTGATGAATATCTAAACGAATGCCTGCCACGCTTACGGCCCCACATCGCCGATACCGTTGGCTTGGTGCATGAAGCGCTAGAGACTGGGCAGAACATTCTGTTAGAAGGCGCACAAGCCACCTTCTTAGACCTCGACCACGGCACCTATCCCTATGTGACCTCGTCAAACCCGATTGCGGGTGGAGCGTGCACCGGTGCCGGTATTGGGCCCATGCATATTAACCGGGTGGTTGGCATAGGTAAGGCCTATGTCACCCGAGTTGGTTCTGGCCCCTTCCCCACCGAGTTAACCGATGAGTTGGGCGACACTATTGTTGACAAAGGTCAAGAATATGGGGTGAACACCAAACGTCGGCGTCGGCCAGGTTGGTTCGACGCTGTGATGATGCGCCACGCCGTACGGTTGAACTCGATGTCAGAGCTCGCCATAACCAAGCTCGACATTTTAGGTGGGCTCGGCCCGCTCAAGATTTGTGTGGCCTATGAATACGAAGGCGAGCGGCTAGAAAACATGCCTTATCACCAGTCGGTTCTCCATAAGGTCAAGCCAATCTATGAAGAGCTACCGGGCTGGGATGAAGACACCAGTGAAGTTACAAACAAGAACGATTTACCAGCCGCTGCGCTTGAATACCTACGTTTCTTGGAAGCCCAGGTTGGGGTTCCAATCACGTTGGTAGGTGTGGGCCCTGGTCGCGACCAATACGTAAACTTCGCCGAATAA
- a CDS encoding LPXTG cell wall anchor domain-containing protein: MANTPIPKPNGGRGKPISALLLTLAMLAAFVGFAPFASAHHAEVSATAACPVNGNYTVTYTAKSWDLSSGSAQLKYSSDSGKSGKVQVQYRIGNGSWQNLPDGEFTSDNGRQFTGTFSVPAGVNATVQVRDQGYWSNGVKADGNWRKATVTPKTGCTETVTPTTPTVSRTGECEAKDQVTVPESTNQITYTSSTKNGVVTVVAKANNGFVFPSTVPTEMASQGWAKGEGGKWVFTYQLGRNEPCPKTRMVIPEKYWDFGDIPEGAIPADGSATVTITVSEGETTYTKSWTFDTSGNFVGDSTPLEMPESVEIDFDDVGETFINPDGWSCSRSELMPVSGNYHGGNNRPTEVVPVRNVCTRRPPVTIPPPVTVPPTTSSTTTSSTTSTTEEVGGIDETPSTSTTEEVLDTVVTPTTVAQRRLPRTGTNSTTALSLAGALVTAGAAFVLFSRRRFHTDH; encoded by the coding sequence ATGGCTAATACTCCTATTCCTAAGCCCAATGGAGGCAGAGGAAAACCCATAAGCGCCTTGTTATTGACCTTGGCGATGTTGGCAGCATTCGTTGGTTTCGCGCCCTTCGCTAGTGCCCATCACGCCGAGGTTTCTGCTACTGCGGCATGCCCAGTTAACGGCAACTACACGGTTACCTACACCGCCAAATCATGGGATCTAAGTTCCGGGTCGGCGCAGCTCAAATACTCAAGTGATTCGGGTAAGTCGGGCAAGGTGCAGGTGCAATACCGGATTGGTAATGGTTCGTGGCAGAACCTTCCCGATGGAGAATTCACTAGTGACAATGGCCGCCAATTCACCGGAACTTTCAGCGTGCCTGCGGGTGTCAACGCCACTGTTCAGGTGCGAGACCAGGGTTATTGGAGCAACGGAGTCAAAGCCGACGGCAACTGGCGCAAAGCAACTGTTACCCCCAAGACGGGCTGTACTGAAACCGTAACGCCCACCACACCAACCGTTTCACGAACCGGTGAATGCGAAGCTAAGGATCAGGTAACCGTGCCCGAGAGCACGAACCAAATCACCTACACCTCGTCCACCAAAAATGGTGTGGTTACTGTGGTTGCTAAAGCGAACAATGGCTTCGTGTTTCCATCCACCGTGCCCACAGAAATGGCCTCACAAGGATGGGCGAAAGGTGAGGGCGGCAAGTGGGTTTTCACCTATCAGCTAGGTCGAAACGAACCGTGCCCGAAGACCAGAATGGTAATACCCGAAAAATATTGGGATTTCGGGGATATCCCTGAAGGTGCCATTCCAGCTGATGGCTCCGCCACTGTGACCATCACGGTAAGCGAGGGTGAAACCACCTACACCAAGTCGTGGACGTTCGACACCAGCGGTAATTTTGTTGGCGACAGCACACCCTTGGAAATGCCAGAGTCCGTGGAGATCGACTTTGATGATGTGGGTGAAACCTTCATCAACCCCGACGGTTGGAGCTGCTCACGCAGTGAGCTTATGCCGGTGTCCGGCAACTATCACGGTGGTAACAACCGCCCAACCGAAGTGGTGCCAGTGCGCAACGTGTGTACCCGTCGACCACCGGTAACAATTCCACCACCAGTAACCGTGCCACCCACCACTAGTTCCACAACCACATCGTCAACCACCTCCACCACTGAAGAAGTGGGTGGAATTGACGAAACGCCCAGCACTTCAACAACTGAGGAAGTGCTCGACACCGTCGTTACTCCAACCACCGTTGCTCAACGGCGTTTGCCCCGAACAGGTACCAACTCAACGACGGCGTTGAGCCTGGCCGGAGCGCTAGTAACGGCCGGTGCCGCATTCGTATTGTTCAGCCGGAGGCGTTTCCACACTGACCACTAA
- a CDS encoding LPXTG cell wall anchor domain-containing protein has product MGTNPKSRPDAGRGKILSTALLALALLASLVTFSPLADAGARGGHEGSGGKNECSVQVEQRMYKRPTTVTQHQYEKWVKGVFQEKSGWWWTTYDTFDWEDYPGAGPVWGQPSPSEGSHNAVLEEWETGSWWDKTYYRKITTEYKYVATGVTREVDGPPETTGYRSTPPDGDGWQPFGNAKTVNEPIDCPTASATPATCDAPGVITKSVSDYYTWHETVENGKTKVTATPAANVTFGNNVQRTWTFSIAKLTGKQCKTPVVPVTPTVNPATCDDPASLNLPQTPGINYTTSKQNGWTTVTASLQDSYKWGSDIPSGWNKKGRSYIWKTELDPKDSGQECAEKPEDTTRTDVIETLSCDAEKWTIVTTSYETPFVWSDAEGKYVPGEEVPVGEPVTTYREATYEELVEGGCTYLVQPSKTWDFGEGNSVPSDGEARITITAGELSKTWRFNTQGEMLGDEDTKAPLEVPMGTDYEVSETFTNPSGWSCEMVEMPVVPRAANVIEDVDVHNRCTIVTIPTIPEQPTTSTVPPTTSTTEEVGGIDEEPTTTTEAPTTTEPEVLDTVVTPTTVAKQTLPKTGSNTSTVLSLAGALLTAGAAFVLFGRRRFNASN; this is encoded by the coding sequence ATGGGTACGAACCCCAAGTCTCGACCGGATGCCGGTCGAGGCAAGATATTAAGCACCGCCCTGCTGGCCCTGGCGCTGCTTGCAAGCCTTGTAACCTTCTCACCCTTAGCCGATGCTGGTGCCCGAGGCGGACACGAAGGCAGTGGTGGCAAGAACGAGTGCTCGGTTCAAGTTGAGCAACGCATGTACAAGCGCCCTACGACCGTAACCCAACATCAATATGAGAAGTGGGTTAAGGGAGTGTTCCAAGAAAAGAGCGGTTGGTGGTGGACCACTTACGACACGTTCGATTGGGAGGATTACCCCGGCGCTGGCCCAGTCTGGGGTCAACCCAGCCCTTCCGAAGGATCACACAACGCAGTGCTGGAAGAATGGGAAACTGGGTCTTGGTGGGATAAGACGTACTACCGGAAGATAACTACCGAATATAAGTATGTTGCCACCGGAGTTACTCGTGAGGTGGACGGCCCACCCGAAACGACCGGTTACCGGAGTACACCGCCAGACGGTGACGGGTGGCAGCCCTTTGGTAATGCAAAGACCGTGAATGAGCCGATCGACTGCCCCACCGCGTCGGCTACACCTGCCACCTGTGACGCTCCCGGTGTGATCACCAAGTCTGTATCGGACTACTACACCTGGCATGAGACCGTAGAGAACGGGAAAACAAAGGTCACGGCGACGCCCGCTGCGAATGTAACCTTTGGGAATAATGTTCAGAGAACCTGGACGTTCAGTATTGCGAAGTTGACTGGCAAGCAGTGTAAGACCCCGGTGGTTCCCGTAACTCCTACAGTCAACCCGGCTACCTGTGACGATCCAGCATCGTTGAACCTCCCACAGACTCCCGGTATCAACTACACCACCTCAAAACAGAATGGTTGGACCACGGTAACGGCCTCTTTGCAAGATAGTTACAAGTGGGGCTCGGACATTCCTAGTGGGTGGAATAAGAAAGGTCGCAGCTACATCTGGAAGACCGAACTTGATCCCAAGGATTCGGGCCAGGAATGCGCCGAAAAGCCTGAGGACACCACTCGCACTGATGTGATTGAGACCCTCTCATGCGATGCTGAAAAGTGGACGATTGTAACGACCTCGTACGAGACGCCGTTCGTCTGGAGTGACGCGGAAGGCAAGTATGTCCCTGGCGAAGAAGTCCCGGTTGGCGAGCCAGTGACGACATATCGTGAAGCAACCTACGAGGAGCTCGTTGAAGGCGGGTGCACATATCTGGTGCAACCATCTAAGACCTGGGACTTTGGTGAAGGAAACAGCGTACCGTCTGATGGCGAAGCCCGGATTACCATCACGGCCGGAGAGCTTTCCAAGACGTGGCGGTTTAACACGCAAGGAGAAATGCTCGGCGACGAGGATACCAAGGCTCCGCTTGAAGTGCCTATGGGCACTGACTATGAGGTAAGCGAAACTTTCACTAACCCAAGCGGCTGGTCTTGTGAAATGGTTGAAATGCCTGTTGTTCCACGGGCAGCCAACGTCATTGAAGATGTGGACGTTCACAACCGTTGCACCATTGTGACAATCCCCACCATTCCAGAGCAGCCCACCACGTCAACGGTTCCGCCCACCACCTCAACCACTGAAGAGGTTGGCGGCATTGATGAAGAGCCAACCACCACCACCGAGGCACCAACCACTACCGAGCCTGAAGTGCTCGACACAGTGGTAACGCCTACCACGGTTGCGAAGCAGACCTTGCCAAAGACTGGTTCTAACACCTCAACCGTGTTGAGCCTGGCTGGTGCATTGCTTACCGCCGGAGCTGCCTTCGTGTTGTTTGGTCGCCGCCGTTTCAACGCCAGCAACTAA